The Glycine soja cultivar W05 chromosome 6, ASM419377v2, whole genome shotgun sequence genome has a window encoding:
- the LOC114416420 gene encoding LOB domain-containing protein 25-like → MASSSSYNSPCAACKFLRRKCLPGCIFAPYFPPEEPQKFANVHKIFGASNVTKLLNELLPHQREDAVNSLAYEAEARVRDPVYGCVGAISFLQRQVQRLQKELDSANADLLRYACNDMPPPSLSVPPQMPQRSFIARFGNESASGGGFYRPSPTTTTTTYSFPYSLPWTDSEDINDRGGEGGGNL, encoded by the coding sequence atggcatcATCAAGCTCCTACAATTCTCCATGTGCTGCCTGCAAATTCTTGAGGAGGAAGTGCCTTCCGGGGTGCATCTTTGCACCTTACTTCCCACCAGAGGAGCCTCAAAAATTCGCAAACGTGCACAAGATCTTCGGTGCTAGCAACGTGACAAAGCTTCTCAATGAACTCCTCCCTCACCAGAGAGAAGATGCAGTGAACTCTCTTGCCTATGAAGCCGAGGCACGTGTTAGAGACCCCGTTTATGGCTGCGTAGGTGCCATCTCATTCCTCCAGAGACAAGTCCAAAGGCTCCAGAAGGAGCTTGATTCCGCCAATGCTGATCTCCTACGCTATGCCTGCAATGACATGCCTCCACCCTCTCTTTCTGTGCCACCACAAATGCCCCAAAGGTCTTTTATTGCAAGGTTTGGTAATGAATCAGCAAGTGGAGGAGGGTTCTATAGGCCTTCTCctacaaccaccaccaccacttacTCTTTCCCTTATTCTCTTCCTTGGACTGATTCTGAGGATATCAATGatagaggaggagaaggaggaggtaACTTGTGA